The DNA sequence ACTGTTAAATGGTTTGATTTCTTGCTCTTCTATGCCTGAGAAAGCACGGCCTGTTGGTCAGTTTGATGTCAACAAATATTTAGGGACATGGTATGAAATTGCCAGGTTTGATTATCGTTTTGAGAAAGATCTTGATAATGCAATCGCTCAGTACAGCCTTAATGCGGATGGAAATGTAAATGTAGTCAACAGCGGATATAATTTTAAAAAGAACAAATGGGTTTCTGCTAATGGTACTGCTAAATTCAGGGGAGAGAAAAATGTTGCAGCGCTGAAAGTGAGTTTTTTCGGACCTTTTTATGCCGGATATAATGTAGTTGCACTGGAAGAGTACAAATATGCACTGGTTGCCGGGAAAAATTTAGACTATCTATGGATTCTTTCCCGTGAAAAAACGATCCCTGAGAACATAAAACAGAAATTTATCAGCAAAGCGCAGGAAATAGGGTATGATACCTCAAAATTAATATGGGTGAAACAGGATAAGAAAAGTCCTTTTGATAAATAAATTTTCAAATTTAAATTAAAATCGAAACGTATGCTTACAATACAGGCACAATCAAAAATACCTACAGATTACGGACTATTTACTATATATGCATTTTCAGAAAATGAAAAAGACTGGAGCCCGCATTTGGTTCTGGTAGCAGAAAATACAGATTATAATAAGACTGTTAATGTCCGCTTTCATTCTGAGTGCATTACCGGAGAAGTTTTTCATTCAAAAAAATGCGAATGCGGTCAGCAGCTTGATGCAGCGATGAAATATATGTCTGAAAAAGGAGGAATGATCGTTTATCTCCGCCAGGAAGGAAGAAATATTGGGATCATCAATAAGCTGAAAGCATATGCGCTTCAGGAACAAGGATTAGATACGGTTGAAGCCAATCTCAGACTGGGCTTGCCGGCTGACGGAAGAAACTTTGATGTAGCCGTGGAAATGCTGAATCTGTTGGATGTTAAGGAAATCAATCTGTTAACCAATAATCCTGACAAGCTTAAATCTGTTGAGAACAGCAGAATCATTCTCAAAAGCAGGATTCCTTTGGAAATTGATTCCAATGAGATTAATGCAGGCTATCTTGTTAAAAAGAAAGACTATTTTGGTCATTTTTTAGAAAAAATATAATAGACTTCAGACGGTCAGGATATTTATTGATCCGTTTAATCCAATAATTATGGAAAAAATACTGCTTACAGGAGCTACCGGCTATATCGGTAAAAGAATGATCAGTGTGATTGCCGCGCAGGGATATAAGGTCGTTTGCTGCTGCAGGGATACCGGTCGTTTTACAAGAGACATGGATATCGACGAACAGCTCATTGAAGTTATTGAAGTTGATTTTCTAAAGCCGGAAACACTTAAAAATATTCCGGAAGATATTGCAGGGGCTTACTATCTGATGCATTCCATGAGCAATACTACTGATTATGAAGACTCAGAAAAAAAATGTGCCACCAACTTTTCCGGTTATATCGAGAAGACGCAATGTAAACATATTGTCTATCTGTCAGGGCTGGTGAATGAAAAAGAACTGTCAAAGCATTTGAATTCAAGGTTCGAAGTTGAAAAAATTCTGATGGACTGCAGGGTTCCCACAACAGTTCTTCGCGCAGGAATTATCATTGGGTCAGGAAGTTCATCATTTGAAATTATAAGGGATCTCGTTGAAAAACTGCCTGTCATGGTAGCTCCCAAATGGCTGTATACCCAATGTCAGCCAATAGGAATTGCCAACGTGCTGGATTTCCTGATTTTTGTTTTGTTTCAAGAAGCTGCTTATCAGAAAAATTTTGACATTGGATGTGATGATGTACTGACTTACAAAGACATGTTGTTGCAGTTTGCACAAGTAAGAGGTCTTAAAAGAAAGATTTTTACACTGCCTGTAATGACGCCCAGGCTGTCTTCGTACTGGCTCTATTTTATTACTTCAACTTCTTACAATCTGGCCAAAGCATTGGTTGGAAGCATGAAGGTAGAAGTGGTCTGCCGTCCCGAAAGTCTTGCTGAGGTCAAATTAATTACCGGTGTGCAGCCGTTTTCATATGATACAGCATTGAAGAGAACTCTTGCAAAAATTCAGGCCAATGAAATCATTTCCAGCTGGAAAGACAGTTTCATCAGCAGCCGTAATGATTCAACCTTGAAACAATATCAGGATGTACCGAAATACGGTTGTTTTACGGACCTGCGGAGTGAAGAGTATGATGACAGGGAAGCCTGTATGAGCCGGGTCTTTCAGTTAGGAGGCGATCATGGCTGGTATGGGCAGGATCTTTGGAAAATAAGAGGACTTTTTGATAAACTTGTTGGCGGTCCGGGACTGAGAAGAGGGCGCAGGCATCCTTCAGACCTTAAAGATGGTGATGCATTAGACTTCTGGCGGGTTTTATATGCTGACCGTAAGGAAGGCAAACTTATATTATTGGCTGAGATGAAGCTGCCCGGAGAAGCCTGGCTGATGTTTAAAATTTACAGAAATAAGATCTGGCAAAAAGCTGTATTTCGTCCAAAAGGCCTTTGGGGTAGATTGTATTGGTTCATGGTGCTGCCATTTCATGGCTTTATCTTCAAAGGAATGATCAGAAACCTCAGTGGAAAGGAAAAGTGAAATTCTTATTAACCTTAATTTTAAGAAAATTTTAACATGAGCTTTCTTTTTTAGGCATGAACATTGTTTATTTATATACCAAATACCTAAATATTATATTATGAATAATTCAGATTACAACAAAGCGGAAAATGCAGTAGACCAAACAGAGAACTCTTTAAAAAATGCAGCTGATAATGCCAAGTGGAAGATCAGTGAGTTAGCAGATAAGGCTAAAGATTATATCAATGAAAAAAGAGATAATGATCAGGAGGCAACTCAGGAAGATTGGTTGGATAGAGTAAAATCCAACGTTTCCGATGCATGGGAAGACATTAAGGATAAAGCTGATGAAGCATGGGAAAAAACTAAAGATGCCGCTGAAGATGTGAAGGCAGAATGGAGAAAAAAAACAAATTAAAGTTAGTTTAAAAGCTGGCCGGAATTAAAAATTCCGGCCAGCTTTTTTGTTTTTATAGTTTATTTGTACTCTATTTTTTGAAAAAATAGGATAGGTTTATGAAATGAAATCCTACTTGCATTCTAATATAAAATCCTGCGGCCTTCAAGTTTTATCATTTCATTCTTTACCATTTTTTTTACCGTTCTGATGACCGTTTCAACTCTCAGTCCTGTAAGATCAGCAATTTGCTGGCGGGTAAGTTCTATAGGAAAACAGTGTTGGCAGTCTCCGTCATGATAGCTTTTCAGATAATCCATTACCCCTTTCAGCCTTTGAATAGGATCTGCTAATGCCAGATTCCGGAGCATTAAGTTGTTATAATACAGTCTTTGTGATAAACACATATTCATTTCCAGGGAAAGTTCCGGATTACTTTTAAGCATTTCCATGAAATTATCTTTGGGCATCTTGATGATTTCTGTGGTCTGTAAACTTATCGCATTGGTAGGGTAAAGCTTTTCAATAAAAAGAAGAGGGTCCCCAAAACTTTGATTTTTGCCCAGTATGTTATGAATAAATTCTTTTCCGTTTTCAGTAAAGGTGTTTAGTTTTACTTTTCCACTGATAATCTGAAAATAATACTGTGAATGATCACCTTCTTTGAAAATAAACTCGTGAGCCTTATAGATGGCATTTTCGCCTCCGAATGAGTGAAGGATTTTCTCATCGATGTTCATGCAGCTTATTGTTTTTTTCATAATTATGATTTTTCTGAAAATTATAGAGATTTTTTAAGACTATAAATAATTTCAATCCTTATGCCATTGATGTTTTTCTTGAAAAATGTGGTATGAATTCCTTATGCATAAACCTTTAAAAATTACTGTTTTTTCAAATATTGTGAGTATTTTTGAGGCTAAAGTATCCGTAACTAATTATTGATTTTAACTTCTATGATTTTAATTGTTGATGACAACCAAAGCAATCTTTATTCACTTCAAAAATTGCTTGAATCTAAAGATTTCCAGGTTGAAACGGCCGGCTCCGGCGAAGAGGCTCTTGGTAAAGCATTGAAAAATGACTATGCCTTAATTATTTTAGATGTTCAGATGCCTGATATGGATGGCTTTGAAGTTGCAGAAACGCTTGCAGACTACAGTAAAACCAAAGATGTTCCTATTATATTCTTATCCGCTGTTAATACCGATAAAAAATTCATCACTCAAGGTTACGCTTCTGGGGGTAAAGACTACGTAACGAAGCCTGTAGATCCTGAAATCCTTCTGCTTAAAGTAAAAACTTTCTATAATCTCCAGGAGCAGAATATTGCAATGAAAAAGACACAGCAGAATCTGGAACTGGAAGTGAAAGGAAGAAGGGAATCCCAGGTAACAATGAAATCCCAGATTGATCATTTTCATCTCATGCTGGAATCTCTTCCACAGATTGCATTTACCCTAAATGAAGAAGGAATTGTTGATTTCGTTAACGGTAAATGGTATCAGTATTCTGACAATGAGCAGGATTTCCCTGAAACACATCCCGATGATCATAATATAATCGAAGAACTGGAGAGGTGCAGGAAAAAAGGAAAAGCCCTGGAACTAGAGATCAGAATTAAAAATATTATTTCAGGTCATTACCGGTATCATTTGCTTAGAGTAACCCCTGTATATGATGAACACCGTATTAAAAACTGGGTGGGAACATTTACAGATATCGATGATCAGAAAAAAGTGGAAAAAGAAAAAGATGAATTCTTAAGTATTGCAAGCCATGAATTAAAAACTCCTTTAACCAGCATTAAAGCCTATGTTCAGCTACTGGAAAGAAAACTGAAATTAGATAAAGAAAGTCCCGAAGCAGGATTTGTTACAAAAGTTCAGACGCAGATTGAAAAGCTGAATACGCTGATCACCGATCTTCTGGATGTATCAAAAATTGAAAACGGGAAACTGAAAATCAATAAAAAGCCGGTTAATCTGGAAAATGTGATCAGTAATGCGATTGAAACCATATTACAGACTCATGAGCAACAGGTAAAAATAGAGCGCCACGGAACAAAACCTGATATTTTAATTCCTTTGGATGAGATCCGTATCGAGCAGGTACTGATTAATTTTCTCACCAATGCTGTCAAATATTCACCTCATAATAATCAGGTGATCGTTACCACTTTTGTAGACCATGAAGCTCAGGAAGTGAGAGTCAATGTAACTGATTTCGGGATTGGAATTCCTGATTTTAAGCAGGATGCGGTATTCAAGAAATTCTATCGTGTGGAAGAATCTTCACTGCAGTTCCAGGGGATGGGAATCGGACTGTTTATATGCTCTGAAATCATCAAACAACACCACGGAACTGTTGGTGTTTCCAGTATCGTAGATGAAGGTTCTACATTTTATTTTACCCTACCATTAAATTAATTTTCATGCCGAAAAAAATTATACGAAATCTCCAGTTTGGAATAGGTCTTTCGCTTCTGATATTGATAGCGAGTTCAGTAGCCTCTTACTGGAGTATTCAAAATCAAATGAGTCACCGTGAGAGCCTTTCCAAAAGCAGGCGTTCTGTAACGGCTGTTAAGGATGTTCTGGTAGCATTACTTGATGCCGAAACAGGTAACAGAGGCTATCAGCTGACCGGAAGAGAAGATTTTCTCGAACCTTATAAGCGCGGATTAAGAGAATATTCCAAAGCTTTGGTGCTTGCAGAATCATTAGGGGTGCAGGATAAAAACCAACAGGAAAGACTTGCCGGATTAAAAGTAGCAGTCGGCCAGGTGATGGATAACCTTAAAAACCTGGTGGAAAACAGGCGGAAGGGCGTTGTGATGACCCAACAGCAAATCGTTACCGGCAAAGCTTATATGGACGAATGCCGTAAAATTGTAAAAGATTTTATTCAGTATGAAGAAAGTCAGGTTGAAATCAAAAACAAGGATTTAACACGCTCATCAGAAACAACAGTTCTTTTTATTGTTTTTTCTGCATTGGCTGCGGTAGTAGTTACTACATTTTTCTATTTTAAAATGCGTGCCGACCTGATCAGGAGGGATGAACTGGAGAAAATGCTCAGAGATAAAGATCAGGAAATGACACGCCGTGTCAGCGCCATTCAAAAAATAGCAAACAGAGTAGCCAATGGTGATTACAGTGAGAAAGCCGTGGATAACTCGGAGGATGACCTTGGAGATCTTGTAGAATCCCTGAACCACATGACCGAATCTCTGAAAACATCTTTTGATAAAATTAATAAAAGCGATTGGCGTCAGAAAGGACTTGCTTTACTGAATGAATCCCTTGTCGGAAATAAATCAGTAAAAGAAGTATCTAATAAAGCTTTAAGCCAGCTGATTGAATACGGAAACTGCATCAACGGTTCATTGTATCTTTTTGACGAAGGCATTTTAAAACTTAACAATGCATTCGGGCTGGAAGCGAATATGAAAAAAACGTTTGAGCAAGGGGAAGGAATGGTAGGGCAGGCTTTTAAGAATGCTAAAACGCAGGTATACAATAATCTTCATGAAGATGATTTTGTAGTAACTTTTGCCAGCAGTACCATTAAGATCTATGGAATCATTCTGATACCTGTTTTTGCAGACGGTCATGTGATAGGAGTTATAGAATTAGGGTCTACCTCTAATTTTGAGGAAGACAGAATCAGCTATTTTGAAGAATGCAGCGTGAATATAGGAATAGCCCTGAATGCAGCAAAAGGAAGAGAGAAAGAACAGCAGCTGCTGGAAGAAACTCAGGCGCAGTCTGAAGAACTGCAGGTACAGCACTCAGAACTTGAGAATCTCAATACCGAACTGGAAGCACAAACGCAAAAGCTTCAGGCTTCAGAAGAAGAATTGAAGGTGCAGCAGGAAGAACTGATGCAGGCCAATGCAGAATTGGAAGAACGCTCACGATTACTGGAAGAAAAAAATCATTTGATTGCTGAACGTAACAATGAGATTCAGAAGAAAGTGGAAGAGCTGGCACTCAGTACCAAATATAAGTCTGAATTTCTTGCCAACATGTCTCATGAATTGAGAACGCCTCTTAATTCAATCCTTCTATTATCAAGATTAATGACAGAAAATCCTGATGAGAATCTTAATGAAGATCAGATAGAATCTGCAAGAGTTATTCAAAGCTCAGGAACAAGTTTACTAACGTTAATAGATGAAATTCTTGACCTGGCAAAAATAGAATCAGGAAAAATGACCCTGGAATACCAGGAAGTTATTGTTGAAGATATCATAAAAGATCTGAAAAGTCTTTTCAGTCCTGTATTTCAGGAGAAAACACTTCCTTTCAACATTGAGATTGATTCAGAAGTGCAGCCCGTTATTGAAAGTGACAGACTCCGTATTGATCAGGTACTAAGAAACCTGCTGTCCAATGCTTTGAAATTTACCACAAAAGGAAGCATTGATTTACATGTTAAAAAACACTCTGAAAAACCTGATTTTATTATATTTTCAGTGAAAGATACCGGTATCGGAATAGCAGAAGACAAACAGAAAATTATCTTTGAAGCATTCCAGCAGGCTGATGGATCTACAAAAAGAAAATTTGGAGGTACCGGGCTGGGTCTTTCTATAAGCCGTGAAATTGCGAGACTTTTAGGAGGCGAGCTGACTTTGAAAAGCGAAGTGAATAAAGGCAGTGAATTCAGTTTTACTATTCCTGTACATCCTGTAGCTGAGATTGTTCAGTCTGAAACCGATCCGGATCTGGTAGAAATTATTCGGGAAGATGTTGAGGAAATTCAGAATATCCTTGATGAAGGCGAAAGTAAACATATAAACACTTTAGAAATTCCTGAAGATGTGGCAGACGACCGGGATAATATTCAGGAGGGTGATAAAATTATTTTGATTATTGAAGATGATACCAATTTTGCAAAAGCTTTATTGAAATATGCCCATTTACAAAACTATAAAGGTATTGTAGTGGTAAGAGGAGATTATGCTCTGTCAGCTGCCCGGCAGTATCATCCCCATGCTATTTTACTGGATGTTCAGCTTCCCGTAAAGGATGGGTGGGAAGTGATGGATGAACTGAAGTCTGATACCACTGTAAAAAATATTCCGGTACATATGATGTCTGCCCTGCATGTGAAAAAAGAAAGCCTTATGAAAGGAGCGGTAGACTTTATCAATAAACCTGTTGCTCTGGATAAAATGACCGATGTATTCAGGAAAATTGAAGAAGCATTACAAAAAGGGCCTCAAAAAGTTTTAATTGTTGAAGAAAACGCCAAACATGCCAGCGCATTGTCTTATTTCCTGAGTAATTTTAATATTTCATTATCAGTAGAACATAATGTAGAGGATAGTGTAAAAGCGCTCACTTCAGATCTTGTTGACTGCGTTATTCTGGATATTGGAAGCACAAAAGGAAATGATTACCACGTCATAGAATCAATCAAAAGTTATGAAGGGCTGGAAAATCTGCCGATCATTATTTTTACTGAACATCATTTGTCTAAAGAAGAAGAGCTGAAAATAAAACAGTATGCAGATTCTATTGTTGTGAAAACAGCACATTCCTATCAGAGAATTTTAGACGAGGTAGGTTTATTCTTACATTTGGTGGAAGAAAAAAACAGTTCGGCTGAAACTACCACAAGCAGAATGCTCGGCTCTTTAACAGAAGTTCTGAGTGGTAAAAAAGTACTCATTACTGACGATGATGTCCGAAATATTTTTTCCTTAACCAAGGCACTGGAAAAATATAAAGTTGAAGTCATTGTAGCAATGGATGGAAAGCACGCTTTGGAACAAATTAGCCACCATCCTGACATAGACGTTATTTTGATGGATATGATGATGCCGGAAATGGATGGCTACGAAACAATAAAGCAGATAAGAAAAATGCCGGCCTATAAAAGATTGCCTATTATAGCGGTAACTGCCAAATCTATGATTGGAGAACGTGAAAAATGTATAACAGCAGGAGCTTCGGATTATATCTCAAAACCGGTAGATATTGATCAGTTATTATCACTCCTTCGTGTTTGGTTGTATGAAAGTTAAACAGATAAAATTCTGATGAATAAGAAAGTCTTAATTGTGGATGATGATCCACGCAATATATTTGCATTAAAACTAACCCTTAAAGCCCGTGGGTATGCAGTTGAATCCTGTACAATGGCTCAGGAAGCTTTAGAAATTCTGAAGTCAAACCCTAAGTTTTCTGTTGTTCTTATGGACATGATGATGCCTGGGATAGACGGGTATGAAGCTGTAAGAATGATAAGAGATATTCAGGAAATCAAGCACGTTCCGGTTATTGCTGTCACCGCGCAGGCTATGCCTGAAGACCGCCAGAAATGTCTGGAAGCAGGAGCTGATGATTACGTCTCAAAACCAATTGACGTGGATCTTTTAATAACAGCAATAGAAAAACTATCATAGATGCTGGAACCAAGTATCATAAAAGATGAAGAAATAGAATATCTCATCAGAGATGTTTATGATAGGTATGGCTATGACTTTTCCGGTTATAGCAGAGCTTCATTTAAAAGAAGAGTGAACCGTATATGTCTTTTAGACAGGTTTACCAGCTTTGCAGAGCTCAGATATAAAGTTATGAATGATACTGAGTACTTAAAACGTTTTGTAGAAGAAGTTACAGTAAATGTTACGGAAATGTTCAGGGATCCTTCTTTTTTCAAAACACTGCGGGATCATATACTGCCTCAGTTAGGTACCTATCCGCTGATCAGGATATGGATTGCAGGATGTTCAACCGGAGAAGAAGCATATTCTATAGCCATTCTGCTGAAAGAAGCCGGTCTTTACAGTAAATCTCTGATTTATGGGACCGATTTGAACCCCGCCGTTCTTGAAACAGCCAGAGCCGGTA is a window from the Chryseobacterium indologenes genome containing:
- a CDS encoding lipocalin family protein, which gives rise to MKNRIILTLLLSFGLLNGLISCSSMPEKARPVGQFDVNKYLGTWYEIARFDYRFEKDLDNAIAQYSLNADGNVNVVNSGYNFKKNKWVSANGTAKFRGEKNVAALKVSFFGPFYAGYNVVALEEYKYALVAGKNLDYLWILSREKTIPENIKQKFISKAQEIGYDTSKLIWVKQDKKSPFDK
- a CDS encoding Crp/Fnr family transcriptional regulator: MKKTISCMNIDEKILHSFGGENAIYKAHEFIFKEGDHSQYYFQIISGKVKLNTFTENGKEFIHNILGKNQSFGDPLLFIEKLYPTNAISLQTTEIIKMPKDNFMEMLKSNPELSLEMNMCLSQRLYYNNLMLRNLALADPIQRLKGVMDYLKSYHDGDCQHCFPIELTRQQIADLTGLRVETVIRTVKKMVKNEMIKLEGRRILY
- a CDS encoding response regulator codes for the protein MPKKIIRNLQFGIGLSLLILIASSVASYWSIQNQMSHRESLSKSRRSVTAVKDVLVALLDAETGNRGYQLTGREDFLEPYKRGLREYSKALVLAESLGVQDKNQQERLAGLKVAVGQVMDNLKNLVENRRKGVVMTQQQIVTGKAYMDECRKIVKDFIQYEESQVEIKNKDLTRSSETTVLFIVFSALAAVVVTTFFYFKMRADLIRRDELEKMLRDKDQEMTRRVSAIQKIANRVANGDYSEKAVDNSEDDLGDLVESLNHMTESLKTSFDKINKSDWRQKGLALLNESLVGNKSVKEVSNKALSQLIEYGNCINGSLYLFDEGILKLNNAFGLEANMKKTFEQGEGMVGQAFKNAKTQVYNNLHEDDFVVTFASSTIKIYGIILIPVFADGHVIGVIELGSTSNFEEDRISYFEECSVNIGIALNAAKGREKEQQLLEETQAQSEELQVQHSELENLNTELEAQTQKLQASEEELKVQQEELMQANAELEERSRLLEEKNHLIAERNNEIQKKVEELALSTKYKSEFLANMSHELRTPLNSILLLSRLMTENPDENLNEDQIESARVIQSSGTSLLTLIDEILDLAKIESGKMTLEYQEVIVEDIIKDLKSLFSPVFQEKTLPFNIEIDSEVQPVIESDRLRIDQVLRNLLSNALKFTTKGSIDLHVKKHSEKPDFIIFSVKDTGIGIAEDKQKIIFEAFQQADGSTKRKFGGTGLGLSISREIARLLGGELTLKSEVNKGSEFSFTIPVHPVAEIVQSETDPDLVEIIREDVEEIQNILDEGESKHINTLEIPEDVADDRDNIQEGDKIILIIEDDTNFAKALLKYAHLQNYKGIVVVRGDYALSAARQYHPHAILLDVQLPVKDGWEVMDELKSDTTVKNIPVHMMSALHVKKESLMKGAVDFINKPVALDKMTDVFRKIEEALQKGPQKVLIVEENAKHASALSYFLSNFNISLSVEHNVEDSVKALTSDLVDCVILDIGSTKGNDYHVIESIKSYEGLENLPIIIFTEHHLSKEEELKIKQYADSIVVKTAHSYQRILDEVGLFLHLVEEKNSSAETTTSRMLGSLTEVLSGKKVLITDDDVRNIFSLTKALEKYKVEVIVAMDGKHALEQISHHPDIDVILMDMMMPEMDGYETIKQIRKMPAYKRLPIIAVTAKSMIGEREKCITAGASDYISKPVDIDQLLSLLRVWLYES
- a CDS encoding CheR family methyltransferase: MLEPSIIKDEEIEYLIRDVYDRYGYDFSGYSRASFKRRVNRICLLDRFTSFAELRYKVMNDTEYLKRFVEEVTVNVTEMFRDPSFFKTLRDHILPQLGTYPLIRIWIAGCSTGEEAYSIAILLKEAGLYSKSLIYGTDLNPAVLETARAGIFPLQQMKLYSENYMLSGGLKDFSDYYTANYDSVRFDKSLQEKLILSTHNLVSDSSFNSFQLIVCRNVLIYFDRELQERVFRLFDDSLENLGFLALGAKETLRFSAIDKNYHQVEDQKIWKKIDHH
- a CDS encoding SDR family oxidoreductase; the encoded protein is MEKILLTGATGYIGKRMISVIAAQGYKVVCCCRDTGRFTRDMDIDEQLIEVIEVDFLKPETLKNIPEDIAGAYYLMHSMSNTTDYEDSEKKCATNFSGYIEKTQCKHIVYLSGLVNEKELSKHLNSRFEVEKILMDCRVPTTVLRAGIIIGSGSSSFEIIRDLVEKLPVMVAPKWLYTQCQPIGIANVLDFLIFVLFQEAAYQKNFDIGCDDVLTYKDMLLQFAQVRGLKRKIFTLPVMTPRLSSYWLYFITSTSYNLAKALVGSMKVEVVCRPESLAEVKLITGVQPFSYDTALKRTLAKIQANEIISSWKDSFISSRNDSTLKQYQDVPKYGCFTDLRSEEYDDREACMSRVFQLGGDHGWYGQDLWKIRGLFDKLVGGPGLRRGRRHPSDLKDGDALDFWRVLYADRKEGKLILLAEMKLPGEAWLMFKIYRNKIWQKAVFRPKGLWGRLYWFMVLPFHGFIFKGMIRNLSGKEK
- the ribA gene encoding GTP cyclohydrolase II; protein product: MLTIQAQSKIPTDYGLFTIYAFSENEKDWSPHLVLVAENTDYNKTVNVRFHSECITGEVFHSKKCECGQQLDAAMKYMSEKGGMIVYLRQEGRNIGIINKLKAYALQEQGLDTVEANLRLGLPADGRNFDVAVEMLNLLDVKEINLLTNNPDKLKSVENSRIILKSRIPLEIDSNEINAGYLVKKKDYFGHFLEKI
- a CDS encoding response regulator → MNKKVLIVDDDPRNIFALKLTLKARGYAVESCTMAQEALEILKSNPKFSVVLMDMMMPGIDGYEAVRMIRDIQEIKHVPVIAVTAQAMPEDRQKCLEAGADDYVSKPIDVDLLITAIEKLS
- a CDS encoding hybrid sensor histidine kinase/response regulator, with amino-acid sequence MILIVDDNQSNLYSLQKLLESKDFQVETAGSGEEALGKALKNDYALIILDVQMPDMDGFEVAETLADYSKTKDVPIIFLSAVNTDKKFITQGYASGGKDYVTKPVDPEILLLKVKTFYNLQEQNIAMKKTQQNLELEVKGRRESQVTMKSQIDHFHLMLESLPQIAFTLNEEGIVDFVNGKWYQYSDNEQDFPETHPDDHNIIEELERCRKKGKALELEIRIKNIISGHYRYHLLRVTPVYDEHRIKNWVGTFTDIDDQKKVEKEKDEFLSIASHELKTPLTSIKAYVQLLERKLKLDKESPEAGFVTKVQTQIEKLNTLITDLLDVSKIENGKLKINKKPVNLENVISNAIETILQTHEQQVKIERHGTKPDILIPLDEIRIEQVLINFLTNAVKYSPHNNQVIVTTFVDHEAQEVRVNVTDFGIGIPDFKQDAVFKKFYRVEESSLQFQGMGIGLFICSEIIKQHHGTVGVSSIVDEGSTFYFTLPLN